A region of the Micropterus dolomieu isolate WLL.071019.BEF.003 ecotype Adirondacks linkage group LG10, ASM2129224v1, whole genome shotgun sequence genome:
CCTCGCCTTTAATCAAGTTTTCAGTGTTATTAACACCACAAGGAAACATGGTGCGGAGGCGGACAGCCACAGCACAGCTTCGCTCTCTCTAATTTTACTCAAGCCTTCTTAAAAAGAATATGGGTTTGAATGGGAAAGGTTAGACCAGCAGAAAATTGTCATTTATATGGACTGAGACAGTGCAGAAACTTTGGAAACATATTCTGGATTAGACTGTTGCTGAGTTcattcaacacaacacaaaactgCAAGGTGCACATACAGCACATCTAGTAATCGTAATCTGTTCCCGAAGCATGATGTAAAGTTCCGGTAACTGTACATTTTTCCCCCAGGCTTTCATTATGTAATCCTCTCATAATCACTCAGATGTTCTGCAATATGTAAAGTATATTGTGCTTTAATCTGAATAGAATCTGATGAATTAGTAGTGCAAAGTAAGTTTTGATCCATGTGGACTGTCtgaattttattttcctttccacagagaaggagacagatGAGTGGACACCATGGTCTCCCTGTTCAGTGACATGTGGACATGGTGAGAGAAAGAGGACCAAGTCCTGTGGTTACTCCTGCACCCTGACAGAAGCCTCTAAGTGTGACCTGGAGCCTTGTCCTGGTGAGATTATACTTCCCtttgaagaaacaaaaaacaatccaAGGCTAGAGTACTGGGATATTTCTGCTTTCCCAGCTAGTTATTAATGATACACCACTCTCCTCTTTGTAGGTGATGTCAACACAGTTGTGGAGCCTTTCCCTTTTGAGATGGAGAATGGCACAGAGCCATTTGGGACTGGTGAGTTTAATGGAAAGTTCTTCATCACAGCTTTCATTAGTTTAAAGTCATACCATAGTTTACCCCATTAACTGCAAGCTGTTTATATTATACACAGTTTGACAAAGTATACTCAGTCAGatgtacagtatactgtagTTTTAGGTATATTATAGCACCCCTATGGCTAATGGATTATGGTAACATGCCACTGTCTCATGGGAATGTAGAACTGGCTTTCTCAATTCTTTAACATAGATGTTTAAAGATGCTAGGAATAGAATTCAGACTTAACTCCAAATTGAAAGCCATTCATGTTACCAATAGTGCTACTATGAACAATTGTAGCACACAGTTTCACATGTTATTGCTGTTCCCTTTCCAATAGATGTGGACAGCTGTGAGAAGTGGCTCAACTGTAAGAGTGAGTTCCTTCAAAGGTACCTCCACCAGGTCTTGTCTGAGCTGCCCAGCTGCCCCTGCTCATACCCCTCTGAAGTGGCGTATACTGTGGTCAGTGTCTACGATGAGACTCACGGCCGGTTGTTCCGCTGGCGTGATGCTAGTGGCGCCAAGGAGCGCCTAGACATCTACAAACCATCAGCGCGCAGCTGCATCCGCTCAGCACTTTCGGGTGACTTATCAACTCTCGCAGCGCAGCACTGTTGTTACGACGATCGCGGGCGGCTGATCACGCGGGGGAAAGGCGCAGGCACGCCTAACCTGATCAGTACTGAGTTCTCACCTGAGCTGCACTTCAAAGTGGATGTGCTGCCTTGGATCCTGTGCAAGGGAGACTGGAGTCGCTTCCATGCGGTGCGGCCACCCAATAATGGATTGAGCTGCCCAGAAAACCCACATGAAGACGTGTTCATGAATGAACTGGAAGAGGCCAGGGAGTACTGAGGGACCACAGCCAAAACTACCACTTCACTCAGAGAGTCAGAGGGCCCAATCCTAATTTGAGGGGCGACTGCTTTGAGAGGGGTCATGAAATCTCATCTAAACCATGCATCATGCATTAAACATGCATTGACTGAGAAGAAATGCACATTTGTGATTGGGAGATTTGTGGGGTGATTGTGAAGTGTGGCTGTCTCAAGTTAGGATTTGGCACAGTGTCCTGATATCAGGCTTGACTGAACTGAACTGTTTTACaagaatggaaaaaaaaaaaaaaagcagtgttCTCCCATCGCTTGCCAACCTGTTCCACATCTGGCATGACAtcaagctctctctctctcattatatTCAGTACACTCTCCTGGGTGCGTGTAAGCATGGTGTCTACCTACTGGCTTGTCTGATGGTGTCCTGGAGTGCTTGTGATTGATAATGGCGACATATGGTAAACATCCTGACCATGCTTCTTGTAGGTTTTACATTAGGAAATGTATGAATGTGGGCTGGTTATGTTGatgaaacaaacacatgcatgggAGGAGTCGAACAGATGAATATCCCAACTATGCTGCTACAATATAAAATCCTTCAGGTTTTACAAAGGTATTAAGGGGAACAAGACAACAGGACATCGGTAGACCCAAAAGATGCCACATGCATTCACAGTAATGTATATTTCAGCCAATCTTTTGGGACACTAAAACTAGTAATGTTTGGGATCTCAACCAGAGATGTAAGCTAAAAGGATTTGAAACAATCTGCTGTCATTAATCAAGCTTGCTAGTGAGAATTATGAGATTAGCCCATAAGCAGTAATGGTACGGGAACAGCACATttgatttcaaatgttttgtcacACAGATTGATTTCATGTGTTTCCTCATATTTCCACAGCCAGGAAGAAATATGATCTGGGTGCCAAAGAGTTAAAAATCAGACTGTGGTGCCTGTGTAAATCCAGCCTCCTGAGTCTCTATGGTGCAAATGTAGGAAAAAAAACTCTACAGTGAATAGATTAAGCTCATAGATGTGTCTCTACAACATTCTCAGGGGGACTACTGACCATGATCAACAAAATTGTTAATTTACCTCGACAGTGGAGCACTATTGGAACTAGTACAAAGTGTAATGGGGTAAAGATTAGTATGAGGGTATCGAATGTGTAATCCAGATTGGAATCGATGAATAGATAATGCTTTCAGAAAGCAACCCTTATAACTGAATAGTTGTTAATGCATTGTGTACGGATGGATGTCATTGCTGTTTAAGCTGTTGGTTTAGGGTCTTTGGGTTTATGTACAGAACTTGATTGGATAGAAAGGACATTCCTACTCAAATCAACATTCCTGAGGGGTCATGTAGTTGGAGCCTTTATATAGTGCAAAGGATTGAAAAGACTGATGTTTAACCATTAGCAGAGTTTGTTTTAGCATTGAAGCAGTAGTTGTGTTAAATTTCTGCAACGCCCACATTGGCAGTAATCTACTAAGTAATTTACTTAGAAATACCTTTTAAACTCCAGGAATTGCCCTTTCTATCCAGTCTAATAATTGTATGGATGTTCGCTCCAAACCTTTTTTCAGGAATTCTGCTTCCAGATGTGTAAATGcgaacacacatttacattttggaaTCACCGATTTTAAAGGAAGGCACTTTATTtaaggtatatatatatatatatatatatatatatatatacatatatatacaaaagATATATCAAAATGTACTCTTGTTTGCCATTTGCTGATGATAGTGTTATTGTGAAGGGAAACTCGTCAGAAATGCTGCATTGTTCTATGAAAGTGCATATGTCAAGTGTTCTGTTGAGGAAGGCATGATCTTTTTGTGATTTCTGAATCTAGTATCACATATATGGTGTTGTACAGTATTTATTTGTccgttctcttttttttaaaagtttgctgAAGCTTTGAAATGTCTCATGCTCAACATGGTGCACTAATCGGACTGAGAAATGACGGCACCCGTTATCAAAAGGGAAACCACTTTCTTCATATCACTTCACTTCATCAACATCAAGTGTATGTGTTTCATTCTACTTTGTACTGCAGTGCTCTATGAATATGTTGTTGCAATTATGCTGAAGAAATATATAAAGACCTTGCATTCATCATCTGCCTTTTTAATGTGTCATTTCTTTTTCCACACTTTTAGATGCCGCGTAGCAGAGCCAAGCATAGCATAGCACTTTAGAGCAAAATCCCTTAAACACACCTAAGTAGTTATACTCTTTATTGACTCACATACCGAACTTTTCCGTACCTTTCCTCTCCATCAAGACATGTTCAGTGCAAACATGTCACCtcttttcaacattttgggtATTTTGCTTACTTGAGTTAAATGTAAAGATCGATGCCACTCTCATGACTGCACGGTTGATATGAAGCTACAGGCAGCagccaattagcttagcttagaacAGCTCACCTTGtaccttgtttgtttaatatgtgCAAAAAACTAGGCGTAAAAACTACACATTGCAGTGTAGTAATTTCTGGTGGATTTttaccttcagacagagccagtcAAGCCGTTTTAAGATAACTGGCTACTGGCAGTTGCTTCAGATTAACTGTAAAGTCAcaagagtggtatcaatttACTCATCTAACTCCTGGCAAGATAACAAATATTTCGCAAAATGTCAAATTGCTTTAAATGTTCATTCCCttttaaagtgctttaacagTCAAATACAAAGTCTGACCATCAAAGGAAGGTCTCTGTGTTCAGTGGTGAGTGTCCCGTCCACCTAGCTGAGCTGGTGGAAGCTGTGATGCTAAATAGTTTAATAATCCATAAATACCATTAGTGGTTTTGCGTGTTAGCGTCTTCCTTGACGAGTAAGCAATGTGATGCATGTGACCAACAATTCATCTACATTACCTTTTCCACGTTCAACAGATCTTGAACACAGCGATGACAGGATTCAATTAAGTGTGTTATGCATGAGTTCTTCTGCTAGCACATGTTAGCAGAATGGGCAGTCGCTGTTTGAACCAACAGCATCAAACGAGTCCTTATTAGATTGAGAACACGCAGACTATCAAAAACGTCTGCGTGTTCTCAGTCGAACAGTGGTTTTCTTTCTAAGCTGAGTTCAGTTCTGTCATTTTCTGTCAGGCCTCTAAACAATCAGCCGCAGCCTTTTAAAACCACGCATGCTTCAGGATTTACAAATGTAATGTGGGCACATTCTTCTGGTGATTCACAAGTGTGACATGTTATTCATGAATATGATTTTAGATGTGGTTGGGGCCAAGTCCAAACAAGAGCAAGAGGGTGGCAGCTAGATATTCCTTTAAATTCAGGTTCCGGAAAGCTGTCACCATCATCCATCTCCACTGTGGTCTATAGGTTGATCTATTCTCCCCATCATGTTGTCTGAGGCTATACTCTTTCCAGAGGATTAAATGACAGTGAGATTAAAAGTTTAAAGGCCAGAGTAATGCATATCCATAGGCTTAGGCAATCCAAATACTCCTCTTAGATACTATAATTCCTGGGGGGTGGCTGGCTGGTTATGCATTTACAATATAACATTAGGTCaaaagtgggacacaattatcaGAGGATGTGCATAACTTAGGAGATGCTTAGAAATCCACTACCGTGTGGTGAGTATCGACTGTGGAATGAACGATAAGGAGCTTGGTAGGTCTCCTCTGGTCTTCCAGCGATTCTTAAGTTGAATACAGATGAGTGCCGCGTGGAGGGAAGCCAGACACATGTTGACCACATTGCTGCCGCAGAATAACAGATAAATAACCGCAGATGTGTAGACAGAGGagaaagcagagagagggaaaacagaagagagtgagagaggaacATAAAAGAGAGGGGAGGTTTCAAAACTCTGTGGCTAAAAAGATGTTATCTGAAAATATTGAATGAAGCAAGAGTTCCCAGGCGGATGCATTTAAAATCCGGGTGAATACACTTCACAGCTTATGGAGGGCATGTGTATCATGTCACTCGGGGAGCACACTGTGGTTGTACAGAAGTTCAAGTTGACCAGAATCACTGTATTCCAGTTTAGCGTGAATTATTTCACACACATAACGTGAAAAGATTGGACTGCAATTCAAAATTCTGAACGCACGCCTCATGCCAAGCACCTACATTTTAGCCAGTGAATGCGTGTGTGATGTGATTCATTCCTTTAGTTATAGTGCTGGTGGCCCTGGCCCGGAGCCAGCGCTCGGTGGTTGCGGATCTGTTTACTTTTGTAGGCTGGGAGGAACATGAGATTTCCTGCGGCTGGTCGACCTGCAAACAGCATGGCCCTTCAAGTCCCTCGCAGCTCCAGTTACAGGCTGCCTTGTctccccccccaccctcccAGCGGATTGTGCTGAAGGTAAccccacacaaacaaacatacactcaCATAGACACTGACTGGGTTGATTGAAGTCATGAACACCAGCTGACATACTGCATTAATGCTGGTAAACAAATGCTTGTCCAAACACACGTACAAACCCATACACATAGCCTACTTTAGCTGCTCCATGACTTATGTGAATGCCAGTGGATCTTAGGATCTTATGGATTATCTTCAGTTTGACTTATCCCATTCCTTGACCAGCTTGACACAGAGGAACGCCTTGTTCTGAGATGATCAACAAAGCTAATCTCAAAATTAAGCCTCCACTCATAAGAGACAGAAATGCAAGAGTTTAAGAGCATGGGAAAAAATGGTGTGTTTTTGTCCGTTTCTTCTCTTGTAGATGGTTTTTGGTCGGTGGCTGTTAATTAGTGAAAAAATAACTAGACTAAAAGTCAACAGTTATGCTAGCGGCTCTGAGAGCCCGTACTTatgcacagtggtgctttgagctaaatgctaacgttgGCATACTAACATGCTAAATAACATGACAATGTGATGTTTAgcaagtataatgtttaccatattcaccatcttagtttttTATGTATGTTAGCAGTAAGCACAACATacagctgaggctcatgggaaTGCCAATTTAAGTATTTTATCATAAACCAAAGTGCAAATTCGAATTCTTTACCTGATAATGGTGGTATATGGAAAGAGTATTGCCTACGTTGTTACAGCTCATTCAGAGGGGAAAATGATGTCTGAGCCagatgtcatggcaatccaaaAGAAAGGTCAACCTCTGTGCAGCCCTAGAGGAAAAGTCTGGGGATCACCTAATtgagtaggattcatcctctggggagcatgaatgtctgtacaaaatgccATGGCAACCCATTCAAtaggttttgagatatttcagtctggagcAAAGTGGTGGACCGGCCAAGCAACCAACGGACCAACATTTCCATACATAGGACTATGCCAGCTAGCATGGCTAGAATGTATAAAAACTACAACTGTGTACATTATTGTCTTACATTCACTTGCAGGGACTGATacaattataaaaaaacaaagttatttACTGTCAAAATGTCCTTTCTATTTTTCGTGCTCCTCAATCTTGCAGACCGAGTACAGGCCAAAATGTTTTATCAAGCAAGAACAATATTCAGCACGATAATCCCAACACTGGACATCAATATCCTCAGAGAAGTCTGAATAACTGACATTCTTTGGATGAACCAGActctacaaacttttatttatttactcatGTCCAGTGGGAATCTTAATTTTctccctgtctctttctctgttgatAATGTAATCAAAAGAGCAGCCAACACAATACCTTTGGACATGAGAGGGGCCTGCAGATCCAGTAGTACTGAGAAGGCAGCCAGCCAGTCATAACAACATCAAACAGCCCCTAGCCTCCAGTGTTTACACAGAGCCAAGACCCTGGACCAAATATATGATTGCTTGTTCTTTTTAAGATAAGAATGCAGACAAGCTTGAAGGTTATTGCGAACAATATGTACGAGTATGAAGTGGCCATAGTTGTAGGAAGAAAGTGATGCATTAGGTCAGATGAGATTTCTTTGGATGCCTTAGATCAGAATGTGAAATTGTGTCTTGCAAGAATGATGGGAACAAAAATGAACAACATTCTAatttaaatgtgcaaaaaacACTAGAAAACACcataatctgttttattttactagTGAGCCCACTAGTTCACGAAGAGGGGGGAGAGTGCTGGAAATCTGGGGAAACTGACAAAGAACACCACCTGCTGGTCACCATGACTAAATACACCAGCCCTCCTACTATTCTGCTTGAGCTGCCTGAAAGTTCTCAAAATTCCAGTTGTCGAAATTAAACTTACGCTAATAAATAGACCATCTTAGCCTGCTAAAGATTtgttataattttattattattattttattattaatcagTCTTcagattattttcataatcGATTAAATTCAGCGTTTGTtctataaaattaaataaaatagtgaACACATTTTACCCCAGCCCATCTCTAAAGGTTTTGTCTAACCAACAGACCAAAAGATAAACCAAACATTAATTTACTATaatggaaaacagagaaaaccatcaaattgtctttttttttttttacaacataaagaaataatcaattatgaaaaggattgcagattcattttctgtccattgactaatcgattaatcaactaaATATTTCAGCTTTATAGTGTAATCAGATGATCTGCAGGATTAAATAAGGATGAAATCACAAATACattgacacaaaaaaaaaaaagtttggttTGTCCGACATACTTTCAGATCCCCTGTTTCAGCACCTGGTTATGTAGTCTGAAAAATGTGCTACATGCATTTTAACAGGGGAGCAGTAGAGTACAGATTTGCATTTCCTGTCCTTTTCATGTTGGTAATTTCACCCCTCACACTGTGACTCTGAAAAGTGATTAACAGCCTGGTTTACCATGTAAAAATAATcctatactgtgtgtatatcaCCATCCACGGGTTGACATGGTGCTCAGATTAATGTGATGTTCATTGCTTTCAGCCTTGCGTCAGCCTAAAGAATATTAAGTAGGTAAGTGTATGAGTTTTAGAAGAGGGCATGTTGAGCTTTTTTGGATTTAATGACAGAAGTAGTGTTTTATGACCAAGAAGACTGTACTCACATTTCATAGCTATAATATATAATCAGTCAGGAATATTTTTTCACCATATTTCCTACAAATAGGATGCTGTGCAGGGGAATGCATCAGGGAAAAAGGGGGATGCAATAAATTAATGGTGATCCTCAAAGAGCAATACATAAAAGAAATAACATAGCTGTTTCTAAATCAGACTTTATGCCTTTTGTACTTACTTTGTCACACCCTTTTAGCCTCCTTTAGCAGAACAGAATGTGTTTAATGATGAGCCAATATATTTATATGAGCAAACATAAGTGCGCATTGGATTCACAATGTCCATCTGCATCGCTTAGCCAATCACTTCTGTATGCATCTCTTCATTAAACCTATGTAAGATTCTGTGATGACTCCAACAATTACACTGTTATGCCAGTGCTCCTGGAAATGAGTGTAATTGTATAAACCGAAGGAGGGTTTCCCGCTTCACCAGCTGAAGGGAAAGCAGGCCGGATCTGATGTGTGAAGTGCATCTACCTACGTAGATGTATGCTCTGATGGGCAATATTGGTCCTTTTTTCCGTCACGGAGGAATTCCCCGGTTCAAAGTCATGAAAAC
Encoded here:
- the ism2b gene encoding isthmin-2, which codes for MRQEVAWRFQMLLVIWSTLLVSLGTGFPTRHKNVGHKAHGHMIHSGGVQYVPETLEQQNQVQSLLPEPHSHQRRWSHPQHRSVGVLPQPEPEEETKPFILDLKNFPDLANADINSQNPNIQVTIEVVDDPQMEVEMDLAKEKDWLPSSSSSPSSTVDWLGGKKLFWPLFWSYTDADSSEDSSSRSGVEETGEEEEEEDYSLDYGSEEPLPSGVGGDWDTHWNEGWDPMQSYYEKETDEWTPWSPCSVTCGHGERKRTKSCGYSCTLTEASKCDLEPCPGDVNTVVEPFPFEMENGTEPFGTDVDSCEKWLNCKSEFLQRYLHQVLSELPSCPCSYPSEVAYTVVSVYDETHGRLFRWRDASGAKERLDIYKPSARSCIRSALSGDLSTLAAQHCCYDDRGRLITRGKGAGTPNLISTEFSPELHFKVDVLPWILCKGDWSRFHAVRPPNNGLSCPENPHEDVFMNELEEAREY